The proteins below come from a single Corylus avellana chromosome ca3, CavTom2PMs-1.0 genomic window:
- the LOC132173531 gene encoding (+)-cis,trans-nepetalactol synthase NEPS1-like: MAESGLSKKKLEGKVVIVTRGASGIGEAAERVFANHGARMVVIADIQEELGQRVAESIGLERASYIHYDVIVEEQVKAMVESTVQNHRQLDIMLSNAGVVNRSEQTIVDLDFSDFDCLFAINVRGMAACIKHAARAMVAGHVRGSIVCTASVVSSCGYDRCTDYVMSKHAVVGLVRLASAQLGVHGIRVNCVSPSIMATPMTCRAFGMDAKQLEETFEPLIHLKGVVLKTSHVVDALLFLASNDSGFVSGHNLVVS, from the exons ATGGCTGAATCCGGATTGAGCAAGAAGAAACTGGAAGGAAAGGTAGTGATAGTCACCAGAGGCGCAAGTGGAATTGGAGAGGCAGCCGAGCGAGTTTTTGCGAATCATGGTGCACGAATGGTGGTGATTGCTGATATCCAAGAAGAATTAGGCCAAAGGGTAGCCGAATCCATTGGATTAGAGCGTGCCAGCTACATCCACTATGATGTTATTGTTGAAGAGCAAGTCAAAGCCATGGTGGAATCGACGGTCCAAAATCACAGGCAGCTCGACATCATGTTGAGTAATGCCGGGGTTGTAAATAGGTCTGAGCAGACAATTGTTGACCTCGATTTTTCAGACTTCGACTGCCTGTTTGCAATCAACGTTCGAGGCATGGCGGCTTGTATAAAGCATGCGGCGCGTGCGATGGTTGCAGGGCACGTGAGGGGGAGCATTGTGTGCACGGCGAGTGTGGTCTCCAGTTGTGGTTATGACAGGTGCACTGATTACGTCATGTCAAAGCACGCGGTGGTTGGGTTGGTTCGATTAGCAAGCGCGCAGCTTGGGGTGCATGGGATCAGGGTGAACTGCGTATCACCGTCTATAATGGCCACGCCAATGACATGCCGTGCGTTTGGGATGGATGCTAAGCAATTGGAAGAAACTTTCGAGCCGCTCATTCATTTGAAAGGGGTTGTATTGAAGACAAGTCATGTAGTCGATGCACTGCTTTTTCTTGCATCTAATGATTCTGGGTTCGTCTCCGGGCATAACCTTGTG GTGTCATAG